The Heliomicrobium gestii genome segment TATCGACCGACTCAAGGATCAACTGATCTTGTCCGTCTCTGCGGATATACACATTCGCCTCACACATGACGCTCCTCCTCGACGAGTTCTTTGATCCGGCGAACCAAGGCCTGCACCTGATGGGGCAATGGCTCCGACTTTGCCCCGGCGATTTCTATGCGACTTCTATTTAAAGGAATCATGATTTTTTTCGCCTTCGCTCTGCCGACCGCTTCTGCCATCGCAGGGGTCAATTCACCCAGCATGCTATGGGCCATCACGATGGCCACAGATCCTGCGATGATGTCCACCTCGGGCAGATTCTGCACCATCGCGTTCTCACCAGTAGCGCCGTCATTCGCGCCTGCCTTTAACATGGCAGCCGTCGCCATCGCATTGGTGCCCAACGCCAGTATATCGATATCATCGGGCAATTCCTGCCGGATCCGTTCGACAATATGCCTGCCAATGCCCCCGCCTTGTCCGTCTATCACCGCAATTCGCATGGAACCACACTCCGACGTTGTCTTGCTCTCAAATCCTATGCCTGACGGTTTATGTTCTATCCTTGATCTCGGTTCGCATCATATTTTACCTTGGCGCCTCGGGACGAAACAAGC includes the following:
- a CDS encoding DUF3842 family protein produces the protein MRIAVIDGQGGGIGRHIVERIRQELPDDIDILALGTNAMATAAMLKAGANDGATGENAMVQNLPEVDIIAGSVAIVMAHSMLGELTPAMAEAVGRAKAKKIMIPLNRSRIEIAGAKSEPLPHQVQALVRRIKELVEEERHV